A window of Planctomycetaceae bacterium contains these coding sequences:
- a CDS encoding serine/threonine-protein kinase: MFEKLFGKKKPAHETTDINRRFNLIGRVGQGSMSKVWKAVDLQSGRTVALKVLDKEKTARFEARFQGLNKPSEGEVAMTLNHPHIVRTHEFGWTTDDEMFLVMEFVEGVGLSLLVDLQNDEMKRYRLRYMIQIGEALNFFHAQNWIHRDICPRNIMVSEEKCIKLIDFGLAVPNTPDFRKPGNRTGTANYMAPELIKRQPTDQRIDIFAYSVTCFEMYARRCPWDAALTIDAVLQHINKPPVEITSVVPKIDKQIGETIMKGLQARPDDRWQHVSEMVGIFREAEARLVRAAREAAARRAARDTNR; the protein is encoded by the coding sequence ATGTTTGAAAAGCTCTTCGGAAAAAAGAAACCGGCCCACGAAACCACCGACATCAACCGCCGATTTAATCTCATCGGCCGGGTTGGTCAGGGCAGTATGTCGAAAGTCTGGAAGGCAGTTGACCTTCAGTCCGGGCGTACGGTTGCTTTGAAGGTACTGGATAAGGAAAAAACGGCCCGTTTCGAGGCCCGTTTTCAGGGACTCAATAAGCCATCTGAGGGCGAAGTGGCGATGACGCTGAATCATCCACACATCGTCCGGACTCATGAATTCGGATGGACGACTGACGACGAAATGTTTCTGGTGATGGAATTCGTCGAGGGTGTCGGTCTGAGCCTTCTGGTGGACCTTCAGAATGACGAAATGAAGCGATATCGGCTTCGTTACATGATTCAGATCGGTGAAGCGCTGAACTTCTTCCATGCTCAGAACTGGATTCACCGCGACATTTGTCCTCGCAACATCATGGTGTCTGAGGAAAAATGCATCAAGCTGATCGACTTTGGGCTGGCGGTCCCGAATACGCCGGATTTTCGGAAACCTGGCAACCGCACGGGAACTGCCAACTACATGGCGCCTGAACTGATTAAGCGGCAGCCGACAGATCAGCGGATTGATATCTTCGCTTACTCCGTCACATGTTTCGAAATGTATGCGCGACGGTGCCCATGGGACGCTGCATTAACGATTGATGCGGTCCTGCAGCACATCAACAAGCCACCGGTCGAAATCACCTCGGTGGTTCCAAAGATCGATAAGCAAATTGGTGAAACCATCATGAAGGGATTGCAGGCTCGTCCCGATGATCGCTGGCAGCACGTCTCGGAAATGGTCGGAATTTTTCGCGAAGCTGAAGCGCGTTTGGTTCGTGCTGCCAGAGAAGCCGCTGCCCGACGTGCCGCTCGCGACACAAATCGCTGA
- a CDS encoding TadE/TadG family type IV pilus assembly protein, with protein sequence MLKRRSTRIHSSKEREGVAAVEAAILLPVLLMLALGAIEIGIAMRAATIMQSAVREAGRLVNTDWSELVGDQDDPNTKLERDLRNYVTASGLPGSALVISITHAGADGGQTFDLADPDNELQHVKISLSLPHESISVFPNRYLRGSSIGAHLVMRAGLSGGLSN encoded by the coding sequence GTGCTGAAACGAAGATCCACAAGAATCCACAGCTCGAAGGAACGGGAAGGAGTGGCGGCGGTTGAGGCGGCCATTCTGCTGCCTGTCTTACTGATGCTGGCTCTTGGCGCAATCGAGATCGGAATTGCAATGCGGGCTGCGACAATCATGCAGTCTGCTGTGAGAGAGGCTGGAAGGCTTGTTAATACTGACTGGAGTGAGCTGGTTGGTGACCAGGACGACCCCAATACCAAGCTGGAACGTGACCTTCGGAATTATGTGACGGCTTCGGGTTTGCCAGGTAGCGCCCTGGTGATCTCAATTACACATGCCGGCGCCGACGGAGGACAGACGTTCGATCTTGCCGACCCGGACAATGAACTACAGCATGTAAAGATTTCACTCAGCCTGCCCCATGAGAGCATCAGCGTCTTCCCGAATCGTTACCTGCGGGGCTCCAGCATTGGAGCACACCTGGTTATGCGAGCCGGTCTTTCGGGTGGTCTTTCGAACTAA
- a CDS encoding TadE/TadG family type IV pilus assembly protein: MRASKRNHQPANRSGAVVVETSVVLPVFFMFLFAIVEFGHCFMVIHAMNSAASQAARAGIGDSATTAQVISRAKQILGSAINANHENVVVSVKDASAFDDPSFNPSTINYSSLPDVEVADLPSRSLFIVRVQVPYSEMGILGPVWITTGNLYGQSVMRKE; this comes from the coding sequence GTGAGAGCGTCAAAAAGAAATCATCAGCCAGCCAATCGCAGTGGGGCCGTCGTTGTCGAAACATCGGTTGTACTGCCCGTTTTCTTCATGTTCCTGTTCGCCATCGTTGAGTTCGGTCACTGCTTCATGGTGATCCACGCGATGAACTCTGCCGCGTCGCAGGCTGCTCGAGCAGGCATTGGTGATTCTGCAACGACCGCACAGGTGATCAGCAGAGCAAAGCAGATTCTCGGTTCGGCTATTAATGCGAATCACGAGAACGTGGTGGTGAGCGTTAAGGATGCATCTGCTTTTGATGACCCGTCGTTCAATCCGTCCACAATCAACTACAGCAGTCTGCCTGATGTTGAAGTCGCCGATCTTCCGTCTCGTTCTTTGTTTATTGTTCGGGTTCAGGTGCCGTATTCGGAAATGGGGATCCTTGGTCCGGTCTGGATCACGACAGGAAACCTCTACGGCCAGTCGGTAATGCGAAAGGAATAG